A single region of the Bacteroidota bacterium genome encodes:
- a CDS encoding BrxA/BrxB family bacilliredoxin, translating to MYPKELVQPMKEELTKVGFEDLTTPEMVNSTIKGTEGTLLLVINSVCGCAAGNARPGVRLSLSNDSKPDKLATVFAGFDLDAVAEARKLTLPYPPSSPSIALFKNGKLVYFIERHQIEGRNAMMIANDLANAYNKYCGVEAN from the coding sequence ATGTATCCTAAAGAACTGGTACAACCAATGAAAGAAGAACTTACCAAGGTAGGTTTCGAAGATTTAACCACACCTGAAATGGTAAACAGCACCATTAAAGGAACTGAAGGCACCTTGTTATTAGTAATTAACTCCGTATGTGGTTGTGCAGCCGGAAACGCCCGCCCGGGTGTGCGTTTGTCGTTAAGCAACGATAGCAAACCCGATAAATTAGCTACCGTTTTTGCCGGTTTCGACCTCGATGCGGTTGCTGAAGCAAGAAAACTCACTTTGCCTTATCCGCCAAGTTCGCCAAGTATTGCATTGTTTAAAAATGGCAAATTGGTATATTTTATCGAACGCCATCAAATTGAAGGCCGCAATGCCATGATGATTGCCAACGATCTTGCAAATGCATACAATAAATATTGTGGTGTAGAAGCAAATTAA
- a CDS encoding helix-turn-helix transcriptional regulator, which produces MKIYVKNMACESCKLVVKEALEELNIQPVKVELGEIETKEKVSDEDKIKLNKKINKVGLELLEKKQGILVEKIRQVIIDYVYNSDEKPNIKFSALLSKELNHSYTYLANFFSEVEATTIEQYMIALKIERIKELIIFGEHTLSEIAFMLHYSSVAHLSAQFKKVTGLTPTHFKKLKEKRRIAIQNI; this is translated from the coding sequence ATGAAAATTTACGTAAAAAATATGGCTTGTGAAAGCTGCAAACTTGTAGTTAAAGAAGCCCTTGAAGAGTTAAATATCCAACCGGTAAAAGTTGAATTAGGTGAAATTGAAACCAAAGAAAAAGTTTCTGATGAGGACAAAATAAAGTTGAACAAAAAAATTAATAAGGTTGGTTTAGAATTATTAGAAAAAAAGCAAGGCATATTAGTAGAAAAAATCAGGCAGGTAATTATTGATTATGTATATAATTCAGATGAAAAACCGAATATCAAGTTTTCGGCACTGTTAAGTAAAGAGTTAAATCATAGTTATACCTATCTCGCCAATTTTTTCAGTGAAGTAGAAGCAACCACAATTGAGCAGTATATGATTGCGCTAAAAATTGAGCGCATAAAAGAATTAATTATTTTTGGTGAACATACCTTATCAGAAATTGCGTTTATGTTGCACTATAGCAGTGTAGCACATCTTTCTGCCCAATTTAAAAAAGTTACCGGCCTCACACCAACCCATTTTAAAAAATTAAAAGAAAAACGTCGTATCGCAATACAAAACATATAA